Proteins encoded within one genomic window of Lampris incognitus isolate fLamInc1 chromosome 1, fLamInc1.hap2, whole genome shotgun sequence:
- the aup1 gene encoding lipid droplet-regulating VLDL assembly factor AUP1: protein METRGIEDMFDFRRVPKDGLVLLLLLLYSPIGLCLMLLRVFIGVHVFLVSCALPESFVRRCIVRIMCSVLGMHVRQKNPRSRDKNTKWYICNHVTEFDHNIINLLTPCNTPQLEGSTGFVCWARGFMEMHSASGQGVVGESLQQYCSTEGTTPLLLFPEEDTTNGRAGLLKFSSLPFSLTDSIQPMALRVTRPLLALNTPESSWLTELLWTFFAPCTVYHVSWLPPVSRQDGESVQEFANKVQELVACELGLVSTKITKADKAEHVKRKRHVTPQTSTGVRASSISLSFRVQNSGAEDYRIIRMAQQVKDVLPDVPLNVITRDLVKTNCVDTTITNLLENSDDSPSEAAGAAAFGPSRSSSSFSSGSLPAVKPATTSFGKSPVDRHLSLQERKEALYNFARRRYIEKHGLE, encoded by the exons ATGGAGACCCGGGGGATCGAGGACATGTTCGACTTTCGTCG gGTTCCGAAAGATGGACTTGTTCTTCTGCTTCTGCTCCTCTACTCTCCCATCGGCTTGTGCTTGATGCTGCTGCGAGTTTTCATCGGCGTTCATGTGTTCTTAGTCAGTTGTGCGCTTCCAGAAAGTTTTGTTAGACG atGTATTGTAAGAATCATGTGCTCAGTCCTGGGGATGCACGTAAGACAGAAAAACCCTCGCTCAAGAGACAAAAATACCAAGTGGTACATCTGCAATCATGTGACAGAGTTTGACCACAACATCATCAACCTCCTGACACCATGCAACACT CCACAGTTGGAGGGTTCCACGGGCTTTGTGTGTTGGGCCAGAGGCTTCATGGAAATGCATTCAGCATCAGGTCAGGGAGTTGTAGGGGAGTCTCTTCAGCAGTATTGCTCCACTGAAGGCACCACACCTCTGCTTCTGTTTCCTGAAGAGGACACCACGAATGGCCGAGCTGGTTTGCTCAAGTTCAG TTCCTTGCCTTTCTCATTGACTGATTCCATCCAGCCCATGGCCCTGAGGGTGACCAGACCGTTGCTCGCTCTG AACACACCAGAGTCCAGCTGGCTGACCGAACTCTTGTGGACATTTTTTGCTCCATGTACAGTGTATCATGTAAG CTGGCTCCCCCCGGTGTCTAGACAAGATGGCGAGTCTGTGCAAGAGTTTGCCAACAAAGTCCAGGAG CTCGTGGCCTGTGAGCTCGGCCTGGTCTCCACCAAGATAACTAAAGCAGATAAAGCCGAGCACGTCAAAAGGAAACGACACGTGACGCCACAAACCTCTACAG GTGTCAGAGCCAGCTCCATTTCCCTTAGTTTCAGGGTGCAAAACTCCGGGGCGGAGGACTACAGGATTATTAGGATGGCCCAGCAAGTGAAGGACGTGCTGCCCGACGTCCCTCTGAATGTCATTACACGGGATCTAG TAAAAACCAATTGTGTTGACACCACCATAACAAATCTGCTGGAGAACTCGGATGACTCTCCATCAGAAGCAGCTGGGGCAGCAGCATTTGGTCCTTCCAGGAGTTCCTCCTCCTTTTCATCTGGTTCCCTCCCAGCTGTCAAG CCTGCTACCACATCGTTTGGGAAGTCGCCGGTTGACAGACACTTGTCTCTGCAGGAGAGGAAAGAAGCATTGTATAATTTTGCTAgaag ACGCTATATCGAAAAACACGGACTGGAGTAG